The genomic stretch GTCTACACGGCAGCTTTCACCCCCGACAGGTTTTTCCGGCTCGTGTCAATAGCCGGCCGGTGCAACAAATGCATCGCATGGATAAACCCTTGTACAGGAAAGCTGGTCATCCATCAGGAATGAAATACCGGAGGGTCTGTTCTGGACTTTGTCGTTCTTTATCCCTAAATTTGCCCGCACCTACTATCTAAGCTTAACGATAAATGCCCATCATCGGAAACTTAATTGCCCGTTCACTTCAGATCAAGAAGCAATTCCAGATCGCGCTGGGTACACCTCGCACCTATCAGCTGCAGGTACTCAGGCGTCTGCTGCAAAAAGCACAGTTTACCGAATTCGGGACAGCTTATCAATTCACCCGTATCCTGCTCTCTCCGCACTGGGTAAAGGAATATCAGAATACGGTACCTATCCATAGCTATAATGAAATGTATCGCAGGTGGTGGCATAAATGCCTGGAGGGTTGTGCGGATGTAACCTGGCCGGGTAAGGTGCCATACTTTGCACTCAGTTCGGGCACTTCTGAATCGTCGAGCAAGCATATTCCCGTTACCAGGGACATGCTGCGCAATATCCGCAAGGTGGGTATGAAGCAGCTGTATTCGATGGTCAATTTCAATCTCCCGGCCAAAACCTTTGAAAAAGGTATCTTGATGCTGGGCGGAACCACTGCCCTGAATCAAAGAGGAGATTACTACGAAGGGGATATGAGTGGTATCAGTGCAAAAAACATTCCCCGCTGGTTCCGGGCCTTTTACAAGCCGGGAGAAAAGATTGCCAGCAAACCCGACTGGGATCAGCGCATCCGGCTCATTGTGCGCAAGGCACCGGAATGGGATGTAGGTACCATTTGCGGAATTCCGGCCTGGGTGCAGATCGTGATGCAAAACATTGTAGAATACCATGGCGTGCAGCATATTCACGAGATCTGGCCCAACCTGGCTGTGTATATTCACGGCGGTGTGTCCATAGAACCTTATCGGGAAAGCTTCAAACGGCTGTTGGGAAAGCCCATTACTTTTATTGAAACCTACATGGCTTCCGAGGGCTCCTTTGGTTTTCAGGCGCGGCCGGGTGTACGGGGCATCAAGCTGGTGCTGAATGCCGGTATATTTTTCGAATTTATCCCTTTCACCCGCAATCATTTCACTGAAGACGGCGAACTGATAACTGCTTATCCGCGTACCTATCTGGTTGATGAAGTGGAAGAAGGCGTGGATTATGCTGTGGTGCTCAGCACCTGTGCTGGAGCCTGGCGATATCTCATCGGCGACGTGGTGCGCTTTACCGATGTGGCTGAACACGAAATCATCATTGTGGGGCGTACCAAACAATTCCTCAGCATCTGCGGTGAACATCTTTCCATCGACAACATGAACAAAGCTATCGATATTGTATCCCGCAAGCTGGGCATCTGCATCCGCGAGTTTGCAGTTACGGGTATGAAGTATCAGAACCTGTTTGCACACAAATGGTACATCGGTACTGACGACGCACATGTAAACGCCGAACAGGTAAAAGCGCTGCTGGATCAAACACTTTGTGAGCTCAACGACGACTATGCCGTGGAACGCGCTTCAGCCCTGAAAGAAATTTTCGTGGAAATCCTGCCCAATGAATTGTTTATCGGTTTTCTCCGCCATATCGGAAAAGAAGGTGG from Thermoflavifilum aggregans encodes the following:
- a CDS encoding GH3 family domain-containing protein, coding for MPIIGNLIARSLQIKKQFQIALGTPRTYQLQVLRRLLQKAQFTEFGTAYQFTRILLSPHWVKEYQNTVPIHSYNEMYRRWWHKCLEGCADVTWPGKVPYFALSSGTSESSSKHIPVTRDMLRNIRKVGMKQLYSMVNFNLPAKTFEKGILMLGGTTALNQRGDYYEGDMSGISAKNIPRWFRAFYKPGEKIASKPDWDQRIRLIVRKAPEWDVGTICGIPAWVQIVMQNIVEYHGVQHIHEIWPNLAVYIHGGVSIEPYRESFKRLLGKPITFIETYMASEGSFGFQARPGVRGIKLVLNAGIFFEFIPFTRNHFTEDGELITAYPRTYLVDEVEEGVDYAVVLSTCAGAWRYLIGDVVRFTDVAEHEIIIVGRTKQFLSICGEHLSIDNMNKAIDIVSRKLGICIREFAVTGMKYQNLFAHKWYIGTDDAHVNAEQVKALLDQTLCELNDDYAVERASALKEIFVEILPNELFIGFLRHIGKEGGMNKFPRVLKNEKLAQWEEYLRSQRIPS